In Cryptomeria japonica chromosome 5, Sugi_1.0, whole genome shotgun sequence, the genomic window taaatttagtatcataaattgtaaacccttgctagggtggtacaattttataCTTGgtttagcactcaccttagtgtgttttgcatctcgTATTTCTaatctctttaagcatttaattaattaatttaatctaatctAAATTAATAATTTATCACTTCACATGTGATAAAAAGTGTGCCCTcctaaagtgtgccccttttattctttcaataaatcatttaatcataaaccctaattatgtcctatttcgacctttaaggcccaatttcacatatcaaaacatctcaaaaccagcagtaactttgggattctctctaatatcatcatatctaatggccccaaaaatttggtgaaaagttggttggaccatgttgaaagtgcacatggtcctcggcttttttctccaaattttgggagcagaatcctatgatataataatgcttaaccccaaaagattggcgggAAATTTAAATCCTAGGTctgcctaaagatgaaattaagatctagggtttcatacttaagagatctctttcttcatttcaaggggtcttcttctaagaatcgaAGAGCTGGTATTTGGAgtataaagagccttctttgcaaaaaaagagtagatatttgaattcttcaacaacattcaacattcatccatcaaaaattgatcaagcatcatttcatcacttgggggcttttgaagatgtaggagaacaataggagatcaccgactgaagattggtttgtacctctcccttggggttgggtatggtttcatgttattttcatgtctttgtatgagattcattttgattcatattcgtgctttatatcactttgcatcatggatttagagcatttactttgtcaattataagcaattaggtttactctttagggttgctctagattgtttgctttcattttaggatcttgcacacacacaaggttttagcacacacattttcagtatattatcagctatttgttgaggtggaaatcaccaaaacaggggtttgactaaggcaaaaccctatataaccaCCTGAAACCCTCTTTTTCAACTATAGGTACAGGTTCGGATCCGAGCATCGCTGGAAGTTTTAGGACCAGCAGAGCACACAAAGGTTGTCCTAAGGTTCAGATCTCAACAAAAACccataggataggggtgtggcatccTGGTCTTgcccaagacaggggcatggcgtCGTGGTCCTGCCTGTCTTGAGCAGGATTTGACAGTGCAGCAGTTTACAGATCTCAGATCCCATCCTGTCAgttgcagaattaggacagtggcatggcaccctggtcccggACATTTCGGCTCAGATTTTAAACACaagtgcacctctgattttgcttCCTAATCTGTACTTTTCAGCAGTTCATCAATGGTTTTTTGTTCTGCATTTACAGATTAGGGTTTGTttgcttacttgcactttaggttaaTTTGCAtttttcctctctctcatttacagtaagggaatagaaaccctaagaggtaatccatgactctctctttctcataagaagtagccgaagtgtgttacctccctaggctctttcgtattccatgagtgtgtatgggAGTGGGATTAGGATTTTTAtagctttttcccctacacactaatCATATCCAAAATATTCTAGAAACCTAATTTTGAATTCTATAGGCATTGACTATTTAagtgctaaatataatatttaataataaataagaaAGGTTACTAGAATAGTTGTTGATTTTAGATCCAAGGTTATATCTAAAACTATATTTGTGAAAAGTATctcaaataattatttatttatttagctattactATCGATTTAATATTTTCTAAAAACTAAATGAGACTAAGAATATGAGAATTTTAAAATGATGCACAAGATTAGGATATACCTTTAATTCCCTAGCCATGTCTTTGCATCTACATTACAAAATGACCCCAATATTAAAAAGTTCTCTCATCTGTATTTCCAACTTATTTATAATAAGAGTAACCTTTAAGAATATCAAAATTATTACATAGATTAAATTAATCTTGTATGATATTACTACAAAAAGTGAGCATCTATGAAGAAATTATCGAATATCAAATAACAaataaattgtgtgtgtgtgtgagtgtgcgCACGCgagcgtgtgtgtgtgtgtgtgtgtgtgtgtgtgtgtgtgtgtgtgtgtgtgtgtgtgtgtgtgtgtgtgtgtgtgtgtgtgtgtgtgtgtgtgtgtgtgtgttgcattAAATTGTTTTCTAATACAAGCAATCAAAACATTCTCTCTTGACTACTAAATGTTCAACCTTACTTAACATAAAGAAGTCTTGTAAAGAAAATTTGATATGATAGCAAACCTATGTTAGCTATGGGTCAAATCAATGCATTCGACTACATACTTCATCGATCCTACTCATGAAAAATATTGGATATAATTTGATGCTATTAGAAATAAGGGTGATTCAATTGAAATGGTAAGAGAATAAAAAACATGTTAATATTTCACTTGGTATGAGGTAATTTAAGAAAGGAACATGAGGATTCTATAGATATCACTAAAGAAAAAACTATAAATGACAAGAAAAATAGTCATTGAAATTAAAGGATATTCACATTAAGTATTGCATTAAAACCTTTGGTGAGTACCTATTTAATGCAACctttcaaatgaaattgaacaaGTTGAGCCTCCATGAAGTTGTTGATGTTCTTGTTTAAGATAATACAATACTTTCTTGTGTTCAACTTCTTCGTATCTTGGTCCATAATAATAGGAAGGGGTATTGTCCAATATCATATGTTTCATTAAATAGATAGCTCATTATAGTGTTTATCCACATTCCTTTTATCAAGAAGCATATTAACTTTTTCTAACTTAGCCTCTTTTTTCTCAATAATTATCATTTGTTTTAATGCTTCTTATTTAAGCTAATCTAGTTATTCACCATTATCGTCATATGAAatcttggaagaagaagaagattagtAATCATGATATGCATTATAATGTGTATTTGTGTCACTTATACCGATAGCCATACCATTCGGTTCTTCATAATCAAGCCTACATTTTTATCTATATATTTTATTATGTTTCTACTTGAATCGTCTAAAAGATAGTAATTCTAATTTTTAACATGCATACGCTACTTGTAGAACAAGATTTTGAGATAGAATAAATAGGTCTAAATGACTTACCATAAATTTGAGCTTCCTTTAATGGATATCTTCATTTACTTATAGAACCTTCATATTCTTCTTTCTAGTACATGGGTTACCTTGTTCTCTCCATCATAGAGTCTATTGTTTTACTTGTTGATTTCTAGGTTGAATAAAATACGGTTGACACTCCTTAGTTAGAGGAGAAAATAATACTTTCTAGTAGAAATACATCATATGCCAAACAATAATATCATTTCTCCTCTATATCAACACTAGTGATAGATGTTTGTAAAATCCATACAATGATGTTGTATGATATCTTTTCAACTCATGAATTGGCAAGAACCTGAATTAGAAGGGTACACGTTGACATAAGATGGAAGTCCATTTGAATGTTCATATATTACTAAGTAGATTCACCTAATATTTTACAAGTTTCCATTATTGTGTTTGAATGTTTCTATAAAGCTTGTCTTGCTTCTACATTTTGAATGGTATAGTCTTATGTGGTATCTTGATTAGGATATCACCTTGTTTTAGTTTGCATATTCTATGTGAATCTAGAGACTCTATTCGCAAAGTGGATATAGGCACTGGAATCTATCACTTGTTTCTCTCCCTCGTTGTCCTTAATGCActaaaaaaattaatcaaattaaacatcTTTTAGTTCCATAAAATTTTAGTGTATTTTTCTatcatatttgaatatgcataaCATAATAAGGGGtcattacaaaatgcatttttagATTCTCATATAGAATTATATCTATTAATTAGATGCTTATCATTATATGTCAAAACTAGTACATAGATATATCATGACACTAGTTTTGTAGGATACACTGTGCTCTAGGTATAGTTTGCGTTAAGGGAGGGAACccttaatcaattaatcatcaATATATTTACCAGTTTTAAAAAGTTGATGGGAAAAGTCACACCTTATATTTTTATCAATAAGGGGCAGtggtgaaatatattttattatctaaaactttaaaaaaaattaaagatatgTTATCATTCACCTTTTAATTTAGAAAATATTATTATTGATACAATAGTGTtacacaaatttcaaaaaaagttggtgaGAAAAGTCACAACTTGTATTTTTATCAATAGGACTAAGTAGTGGTGAAATATTTTTATTATCTAGAACTTCAATTTTTTTATGTTATCATTcattttttaatttagaaaatatTATTACTCATGCAATAGTGTtacacaaatttcaaaaaaagttattGAGAAAAGTCACAACTTATATTTTTACCAATGAGCAGTAGtggtgaaatatattttattatctaGAACTTCAATTTTTTTCAGAATATGTTATCATGCactttttaatttagaaaataatattattgatacaataacgttacacaaattttttaaaaagttgatAAGAAAATTCAGAACTTATATTTTCACCAATAGAAAGTGTTGGTGTAATATAACTTTATATTACACATAACTTGTAAAATAGCAGGCCATGCTCAAGTTTTGAATGGAGACCGAAACCATGATTGGAGTTTAAACATGTACTTTTATGTCGATTAATAGATATAAAGAACGTCTTTTCTCAATATAATAGATAGATATTTCTAACACATTAAAAGTAGAGACTCCACAAATTATTAATGTTTATCTATATATGTAGATAAGCATACATTTTGGGTACAGTCAGAACTGCATGTGATTGCAGTCAAGGATGGCTCACATAACTTGTAAAATAGCAGGCCATGCTCAAGTTTTGAATGGAGACCGAAACCATGATTGGAGTTTAAACATGTACTTTTATGTCGATTAATAGATATAAAGAACGTCTTTTCTCAATATAATAGATAGATATTTCTAACACATTAAAAGTAGAGACTCCACAAATTATTAATGTTTATCTATATATGTAGATAAGCATACATTTTGGGTACAGTCAGAACTGCATGTGATTGCAGTCAAGGATGGCTCACATAACTTGTAAAATAGCAGGCCATGCTCAAGTTTTGAATGGAGACCGAAACCATGATTGGAGTTTAAACATGTACTTTTATGTCGATTAATAGATATAAAGAATGTCTTTTCTCAATATAATAGATAGATATTTCTAACACATTAAAAGTAGAGACTCCACAAATTATTAATGTTTATCTATATATGTAGATAAGCATACATTTTGGGTACAGTCAGAACTGCATGTGATTGCAGTCAAGGATGGATACAGACATAATATGTAGATAAGACACACACACTGCGGTAGAAAGACATAATATGTGGATACAGACGTAATATGTGGATACAGAAGAAATTACAAGCAACTTAAAATATAACACACACTGCGGTAGAAGGAAAGATAAAGAGAGTCCCCAAAAACCCCAACTGTGAAAGACATGCAGTTAGACCTTGGTGTTAGTAGCCCACATTCGGTTAAGCCTGCCTTCTTGACTGCGATATAAAACCAGATTACCATCATCCTCAATAACCAGAGAGCTAAACTTTACACACCCACGTCCACAGCCCTGATTGATGGCCCACACTGCACCCTCACCATCGCCCTTGTATATAACTAAGTTGCCATCCGACTGAAGACGTAGAAAGCATCTACTCCCACGCCCTGCACTCTTGCTGCTCCACAGCACTTCACTGTTCTGTTTATCACTCAACACCAAATTACAGTCCCTCTGCATTGTTAATCGAATTCTCTTGTTGGCAGATGTCAAGTACTCACCCGACTTCAGAACGTCCCAAATGCCACTGTTGTGGCTCAGCAATATAAGAGGGGAGATGGGACAGTGTAAAAATCCAGTCTTCTCAACAGGGGAAAATCTTGACACAGTTGACACAAGAGAAGAAGCAGCagaaaaaggagaagaagaagcaagatatTCCTCATTACTTGCAGAAGCTGTGCTAAACTCATGCTCAGCATCAGCAAATGGATTACTCACATTGAATGAAGGCAGTTGAAGGGTGGCTTCATCCTTGTCGAGGAGATAGTAATCGAGCCAAGCGTAACCATTGGAGACGGCAGCCCATGAGTAGCCTTGCAGTAAGTAAGGCCTCAGATATGTGACGGTCGTTCTGAAATCTTCCAACACTAAGTCTCCCCTGGCATTCTCCCACGTGCCAACGGTGCACAATTGAGTCCAACGTGCATATCTGATGGCGATTCGCTTGCCATTGATGTTCTGCACGTTTGCATAGGCAAACCCGCTGTCAAACCATTTTGATGTGTCAAATCCATTGAAAGTTGCGAGCAGATTGTTGAGCGCAACGTAAACAGCAGCGCCCTCTTCCACTGTTAGATCTTGCTCCCGACCAGAGGATGTCTCGAACAGTGCCAACGAAGGTTGAAAGCTGCTTAGACTGAGTATGAACATAAAAACAAGGAGACACAATGGAGAAGAAGACATGGTAGCGCTAGCAGCCATTGTAGTTGCcaagttgaagaagaagaagaagatgagttagaagctgCTTCAATGGCTTCCTTATATAGGGAGAGCAAGAGTGAGATGAAATCATAGTCTATTTACACGCATTGCTCGTGGAATTCACTGTACTCCCCACTACACAGCACAGATGTGATTGTGATTGTGACAGTGATATAAATGGTAGCAGCATGTGAGTTTTAACTGTGCATTGTGGATAAGCATCAACTCTGCTTCTTCAGAGATCAGGGGCACTACTGACAGAGACTGTGAATGTCATAACATTATTAGAAACCGTGTGTAATCATGTCATCTCACACGTGATTTTCATGGAGAATACAGAAATAAACAGCATCATTCCAGCCGAATGCTTTCCGTAATTTCATCAGGCAAACAGCCCAGGCAAGATAAAATAGATAGTTCTTATAGCGTCGTTTCTTTTCAACATCTTTTCCTTACAGATTTGAAAATCTTTTGCAATGTGTCGTTTGCGCTTTCTTTTGACACGTTTGTCCTAAGAGTCAAAAGACTGATAAAATTTAACACGCTTGTCCTAAGAGTCAGAAAGACTGATAAAATTTAACCTTCAATTTCTCGTGTGATTGACACATCATtcataaaatgttttttttaatgagTTGTATTTATGATACTGCCAAGGTGAAGCATTAGGGTCACTCATCCCAGTACTATTTCAAGCGCATTTAACAAGCAAGTTTCCAGGATTAAATTTACTTAACTTGCAATCTCATTTACAAAATCTTTAACAAATATTATAGCTTAGATAACATATATTTCCTTGGCAGATGAGTTGATAGCTCTCATTCTTTGTAAACAAAACTCTCCTCTTACACATATCAAGAAAACTTGAATAATATAAATCTTCCATTAGAAAAACAGTCAATTTTATGGTGAGTTAGATCTGAGGCCTTCAATTGAAACCGAGTTCCATTACAATCTTAAAGGGAAACCATTTAGTGCCCACGAGAAGCACGAGATGTGGCTATTCCCCATATCTCTGACATTAAAATTCTCTCGTCTTCCATGCAGAAGAGACCCACATCATTAAAGTACACCATCATAACATATATCCAATGTAGTGCGCTCAACAGTAGATCAACACGAGCATCGCGTGAAAGCTTCAAATAATTAATGTCCCTCTTCTCCTCCAATCCAATTTCTATATAAACAAGTGAAGGCCTCAGCATTCGCCAGCTTCGATCTGCGCTGAGCTCTTCCTTTTCTCTCTGCAATGGCGAGCGCACAGTTTGCACTCTTCACCACATCAGGCCCAAAATATGCCCTTTCAGTAGAAGAAGGCGCACACATTATTGTTGCTCTCAACAATCTCCTGTCATACCATAATGGATTCAATTCATCGAAATGGTATGACAGCGGATTTGCGTTTGCTAGAATTGAGCAAGTGAATAGCAAGCGAATTGCTTTCAGATACATTCGTTTTACCCAGTACTGCACAGTTAGTACCTGGGAAACCGCTATAGGTGATCTAGTCTTAGAGGATTTCAGAACAAGTGTTCCTTATCTGAGGCCCTTTTTACTTCAAGGCTGCTCTTGGGCTGCTGTTTCAAATGGCTACGCCTGGCTTGATTACTACCTTCTTGATGATAACGAGGCCACTCCGGACCATCAATCCTTTGAATGTAAGTAACATTGAATCTACTGATAATACACTTAGTGAAGCTTCAATAAGCATGACCTATGACTGTTAGGGCCCAAGCTGCGAAATATTTTTCAATGGTGTCAATGCCTGTTGAGAAAACGGGCTTTATACACTGCCCTGTCTCGCCTCTGGTTTTGCTGAGCCACGACTATGGCATTTTGGACATTCTGAAAGCGGGTGAGTATTTAACATCTGCGAATAAGAGGGTCGGGTTGGTAATGCAGAGAGACTGTAATCTTGTTTTGACTGATACGCTGAGAAATTGGAGAATGTGGAGCAGCAATACTGGTGGGTTTGGGAACAGTTGCTTTCTCTGTCTACAGAGTGATGCCAACTTGGTGATATTATATAATAGGAATCAGTATAATCCAGTGTGGGCTACTAATCAAGGGTGTGGAAGATTGTGTTGCAAGTTCAGTTCTTTGGTTGTTGAGGATGATGGTAATTTGGTTGTGTACCGTAGTCAGAATAGTCGACTTAAAGCAGTCTTGTCTACTAACACCAGACTAGTACAGTAAGAGCTTAATAGCCagattgttagtttgttagtttggtTAGCTAGGACAGCTGGTTCTCTATAtgtaataattagtaaataattgtttgctaaacaAGTTTTGTTAGATAGGGacaattatttgttaattatttgatctcttttagaaacttctagcaatcaattttgttagagttgtttagttgttattaatctcagccattgattgAGAATTAATTTCGGTCATTGGTTTTCCAacgagagtagtataaaaaggggtcaaggGTCATTTGGGGTTTACGAAGTTTGTGGAGAAACTTGCAatgttagcaagtagtcttgcagtgttagcaagggcgcagtgatagcgttgggatagtagatggtggaatctcagcaggagaaattgggaggtcgttgaagctctgccagtaagaggcaagcagtatttgtatctcttgatttgttgtagttaatatatattcctcatctgcaGTACTAGTTTTCCCTTCGGAGTTTTTCTAGGGACAATTGTCCGAAAATATTGTGTCACTGTGTTGCATATTTCTTTCCGCAtgtttttatttgtgaagttgcaGCTGTGTTATTTTTTCAGTATTTctcagttaaataatctttatgagataggagattaataatcagtaactGCAATAGAATTTTCACATAGATCTCTTGTCTACTATTGTGGTCTCATATATATATGCTTTGCTCGTCATGtatgttttttaattaaataattaggttTGCGAGGAAAGGGAATAATAGTTACATATTATTATCAGATTTGATTACAGAGTTTTTGAGTTAAATGTTAGATGTATTGTTCTATATTTCATGGATAGTGATCTGTACAAATCTATCTTTAATGAGCAAAAAAAAtagtttatttaatatttattgtatcTAAGATGATGTTAACAAATTaattcaaaattatattttttttaatggaagATTTTATATTTCATTAAGATTCTTTTAGCTACCTGATACAAGAACATGAACCATGGACTGAACCTCTTCAGCTAAGAGTCGGGACTGACGGGTATCTATTTTGCCAAATTCGACTGGAGCACAATTGTGGCATCAATACCAACACCTTGCACTCAACAAACTTATCCTTTATGGACTCATTTAGAACCATTCAATGTCACCAACAGACTCAAAGCCCGTTAACCCATTGACAACTCCATTTTTTCGAAGACATctaatttattattttctaaataaaaacTCAATATTTTTAACAAGTAATGACTCCTATATCATAATTGATTGATAACTTCAATTAGAAATGGATTaaacaagtttttttttaattctttgacaTCCCATTTACCTTTGAATTCTCTATGTCCTTCATTTGGCAATATGTAGGTGAAATATAGAATATTAGAGCCCACAACCTTAATATTTTGCTACtaattttcaaatatatatattagaGTATTAGATTCTACTcgcatttatttttcaaattcaacATCTTCTAAAGTAGTGTTTGATCATTGTGGCAATATGTTATGGGATTTTTAGGGTGGGGTCCCATTGGGGggcttcaacttctatttccttgGAAGAGGTGGTCTCatgggaaaaagaaaaaaaaattgctacAGGATTATTAGAATCTTTTCCATGAAAATAGGAGCTCCTATAGTTTATGCCTGCATAATTAAGCAAGTaaaaatggggtggggctagaaattgccccaccagcttaggGATATTATCCACCACTTGTCAAAGATCTAAAATTTTAGATTCCCGCTAGTAAAAAATGAGTCCTGCCAATACTAAATTTTAGAGGGAAAATAaacttctatttatttcattttcaccTCTTGGTAGACTCGATCTACTCTGCACATAGAATTGAAGACATCAACAAATCTAGAGGTATTGTATACTACTCACGTTGcaattttaaaattcattttatgtatttttaaattgtaaagatttTATATTATCATGTGTCAAATTTTGGATGAAAATTTAGCATTAACTATGCAATCCTAAATTGTTTCTTTGTTTACTTTCTCACATAAAATATGCATTGATCATTTCTTGTTTTGTATTGAGCATTTAAGTCTACATAGGGTAGTTTCATCTCTATTTTAGtgtgaagaatgaatgaatgaatgagtgTTTAGGTATAAAAAAATGATGGGTATTAAATTCATTGCTGGTAAATTGTGTCAATTTCAAGGATTTATATTGGAAAAGGTTTGACAAATCGTATCTATTGaataattttattctatttttaattatGTCTTTGTTTCTCATATAACTGGTCACTGAACCCTCCTTACAATTTAGAGTAGCacaattttcaaataaataaacTACTGCAATTTTGCAATGAAATAATTCCACAACTTCGAGTGTTTCCctattttgtttttgcatttggcATGTGCCCTAATGAGAAAGGGGAAAAGAATAGATGAAGAATAAATAACTAAGATTGACAATGTAAGATATGAATGATAACTTGATTAGAATGAAAAAACATTTAGGTGAAGAAAAGTAACTACAATCAACAATGAAATTTTTGCCACAAGAACTTAAATGCTTTTCTGATTATAGACTTCAAAATAGAAAGTGCAATCTACAACATTCAAGAACATAGATCTACAATATACATGCTTTCTTTTATTGCAAAATGATAAACTATAGCACTCACATCTTTCTTACTCTTAATGCCATCTAGCACAATACCTTGCAGTCTGCAACTCTTCAACACATCCTGATATTAATACAACACAAAATAGTAGAAGGCATAATTCTCACAAGAAAGAATCTATCCTATGACTAAAATCCCTATGCGTACTTTTCAAAACTTCTTCTTAATGTAAATATTGCCAAACTTGTTGTATGAAACAAAATATACAAATAAATGTGCATCCTATGCTTAAAGTTTATTGATCACATtagtagtatttttaattttataatgatATGCATATAgataatgatggtatgatgaaagaataagtatctggtagaatactaagagggggggtgaatcagtatattgaaaaactgatacaaatttccaaaactcaaactcagtcacacaaagtaaacatatctcagtcaagatcaatattcataagaatacttgacatcaactagtttgattggtatgacaacttaacaataaacaactttaatcttgtaaacgtcaacaatgcttaatcataactcaacatattcatctcttaatgcttctagttatcatgtctATCAGAAGTTaaacaaatcaacaaataagatcataaccacaaaaaacattcaccacttgacacaaatgtttatacatggaaaacccaaataggtaaaaaccatggtgagatgagactcacaaggatagctatttgaactattctgaagtttgccctattaggagccaaatcggttaaagctttacaataagtcttgttaagaattaattccggttaggaatcacccggttaagggatttacaaatatgccttgatgaaaagcacaataccctattagaagtaacctcgttgaaggatttaagaatccaagctaatggaccaccttgttagaagatttaatgagtaaccaagcttgttagagcttacccggttaagggaattcacttctgttgtaattgttagagaacaacaggttttcttgatttatctgagtagcactacatttgcttgattagatccttttaagcttcaatctgccttcactcaaagtgtagatccattcactggttaggcaactacacactcaacaggtttctatcaatcttgccaacaacctttacaaacaacttcatcgaccttaaatacaaatcaattaggtcggtaacacaacaaaaacctaattctcgtcatcaagattacaaacaagtcaatacaatcttgatcgttagaaatcatgacaatctcctcacattcttcaagaaaattccaaccactccatgatcactgcttcattggactttgtaactcatcacgcattgtgcattagattcgatccactttgctccttccctagacaaaattAAGCACGCCAAAACAAtttaaacttatcctcatacaatgatcacacgtgtctccatcattaccgctcatcagataataaaccaacaaacttgatcggttagggtttaataattgatagggtttaccagttacattgcatagaaaggtttaatccTTTACATCGGTTTATCGGTTCCacttacaaactttacataccggtttacaacatcttccacaaagctcttcttaccatttgctagccaatatcaaaaacaacaatatcagcaataacatgaatatcattaccggttcaattgacatcaatgacaacatatcattaatgtagtctctatgcaaaatgctaacaaaatcaaaatgccaacaatcttcccctttggcattgatggcaatacaattatcaacacctctgattgctgctaagattggtgaataggaatcctggtttacattaccaagtattcaccttgctctatctgtcttcagcttgtcactggttcccctaatcaaacacataattcttcttcttaatcacataattcttctccccctctgacagcaatgccaaagtgaaaaaaaacatgtaattctgctctcactattcatcaacatcattct contains:
- the LOC131033600 gene encoding uncharacterized protein LOC131033600, coding for MAASATMSSSPLCLLVFMFILSLSSFQPSLALFETSSGREQDLTVEEGAAVYVALNNLLATFNGFDTSKWFDSGFAYANVQNINGKRIAIRYARWTQLCTVGTWENARGDLVLEDFRTTVTYLRPYLLQGYSWAAVSNGYAWLDYYLLDKDEATLQLPSFNVSNPFADAEHEFSTASASNEEYLASSSPFSAASSLVSTVSRFSPVEKTGFLHCPISPLILLSHNSGIWDVLKSGEYLTSANKRIRLTMQRDCNLVLSDKQNSEVLWSSKSAGRGSRCFLRLQSDGNLVIYKGDGEGAVWAINQGCGRGCVKFSSLVIEDDGNLVLYRSQEGRLNRMWATNTKV